The Carnobacterium divergens genome includes a window with the following:
- a CDS encoding DEAD/DEAH box helicase, with product MNSLVSNFQSALEHSFIDQSKESSELYKAKLLANQNEDGSFVLNELLDELNTCEDFFFAVAFITESGLMALKTTLSDLAEKGIKGKIITSNYLYFNSPKMFNELLKLKNVEIRITNMEGFHAKGYYFNHKEYETMILGSSNLTIKALKVNCEWNLKINSLLNGDLIYSIKKSFDTMWNASFSLTKAWVENYELNYQPIINTQKLDSTLSPFVLEKEIVSEENASYQTEIITPNHMQKQAIQEIQKIRDEGKKKAIVISATGTGKTYLSAFDVQAYSPKRLLFIVHREQILQKAMNDYQKILGGSNSDYGILSGNQKITNEKYVFATIQTLSKSETLQKYATNEFDYILIDEVHRAGAETYRKIIDYFNPEFLLGMTATPERTDGFNIYELFDYNIAYEIRLQDALKEDMLCPFHYFGITDLQIDGHSIDDKATFNQLVSNERMNYILEKMDYYGYSGESVRGLIFCSRKDEANELELIFNNRGFRTKALTGVHSIVEREKAVKQLENGQLDYLITVDIFNEGIDIPSINQVVMLRKTESSIIFIQQLGRGLRKSSNKEFVTIIDFIGNYDNNYLIPIALTGDSSLNKNDLRKKTMGTKYISGLSTINFDEISKNRIFQSIETSTSNSAKNYKEAYRNLKNKIGKIPRLLDYIENDTIDPLLVANYRKNYPEFLKWMKEDIPELTEQETKRLTFLSKELLNGKRNHEMILLNKLIESDNISLFEYTQLLKQYDYTVDTNTLNSVNRMFNLEFFVEKEREKYGNTPIILQKNDIYQLSEEFKQSLKTNSWFKKCVVDLIQTSFKRSERYDLSEVFTYNEVYSRKDACRLLNWENDEQSTIYGYRMKYNTCPIFINYHKDDDIANKVKYADELIDRHTLLWYTKARKTMKDATVKAILNYHSNDLAIHAFVQKEVKKASEFIYLGRAYPKIETAKEEVVKDKDGKDTDIVSIEMKLANMVPLETYDFIKQK from the coding sequence ATGAATTCACTAGTATCGAATTTTCAATCTGCTTTGGAACACAGCTTTATCGACCAGTCGAAGGAATCCAGCGAACTGTATAAAGCCAAATTATTAGCTAATCAAAATGAAGATGGAAGCTTCGTATTAAATGAATTGCTAGATGAGTTAAATACCTGTGAAGATTTTTTCTTTGCAGTAGCCTTTATTACTGAAAGTGGTTTAATGGCTTTAAAAACAACTCTTTCTGATTTAGCAGAAAAAGGCATCAAGGGTAAAATTATTACTTCAAACTATCTTTATTTTAACTCTCCCAAAATGTTTAATGAGCTTTTAAAGTTAAAAAATGTTGAAATTCGTATCACAAATATGGAAGGTTTTCATGCGAAAGGTTATTATTTTAACCATAAAGAATATGAAACCATGATTTTAGGAAGTTCAAATTTAACTATTAAAGCTCTAAAAGTTAACTGTGAATGGAATTTAAAAATAAATTCTTTATTAAATGGTGATTTAATTTATTCGATAAAAAAAAGTTTTGATACGATGTGGAATGCCTCTTTTTCATTGACAAAAGCGTGGGTTGAAAACTATGAATTAAATTATCAGCCGATTATCAATACACAAAAGCTTGATAGCACATTGTCGCCCTTCGTACTTGAAAAAGAAATTGTAAGTGAAGAAAATGCTAGTTATCAAACTGAAATAATTACCCCAAATCATATGCAAAAACAAGCAATTCAAGAAATTCAAAAAATTCGCGACGAAGGAAAAAAGAAAGCTATTGTGATTTCAGCAACAGGAACAGGAAAAACCTATTTATCTGCTTTTGATGTTCAAGCATATTCGCCTAAACGCTTACTTTTTATTGTGCACCGTGAACAAATTCTACAAAAAGCAATGAATGACTATCAAAAAATCTTAGGTGGTTCCAATAGTGACTATGGAATACTTTCAGGAAACCAAAAAATCACAAATGAAAAATATGTTTTTGCAACAATTCAAACCCTATCTAAATCTGAGACACTACAAAAATATGCAACAAATGAGTTTGATTATATTTTAATTGATGAAGTTCATCGAGCAGGGGCAGAAACATATCGCAAAATAATTGATTATTTTAATCCTGAATTTTTATTAGGAATGACAGCAACACCTGAACGAACTGATGGTTTCAATATTTATGAATTATTTGATTACAACATAGCTTATGAGATTCGATTACAGGACGCATTAAAAGAAGATATGCTTTGTCCTTTTCATTATTTTGGTATCACAGATTTGCAAATTGATGGACACTCGATTGATGATAAGGCAACTTTCAATCAATTAGTAAGCAATGAACGAATGAATTATATTCTTGAAAAAATGGATTATTATGGCTATTCTGGAGAGTCTGTTCGAGGTTTAATATTTTGTAGTCGTAAAGATGAAGCAAATGAATTGGAATTAATATTCAACAACAGAGGTTTTAGAACAAAAGCTTTAACAGGAGTTCATTCCATAGTAGAGCGTGAAAAAGCAGTCAAACAGTTGGAAAATGGTCAACTGGACTATCTAATTACAGTGGATATTTTCAATGAAGGAATCGATATTCCTTCTATTAATCAAGTTGTCATGTTGCGAAAAACAGAATCCAGTATTATCTTTATTCAACAGCTAGGACGCGGCTTAAGAAAATCGTCAAATAAAGAATTTGTAACGATTATTGATTTTATTGGAAATTACGATAACAATTATTTGATTCCAATCGCATTAACAGGTGACAGTTCATTAAATAAAAATGATTTACGAAAAAAAACTATGGGAACAAAATACATTTCGGGCTTATCAACCATTAATTTTGATGAAATCTCTAAAAATCGAATTTTTCAATCCATTGAAACATCGACTTCAAATAGTGCTAAAAACTATAAAGAAGCATATCGGAATTTAAAAAATAAGATTGGTAAAATTCCTAGATTACTTGATTATATTGAAAACGACACAATCGATCCATTATTAGTTGCAAATTATCGTAAGAACTATCCTGAATTTTTGAAATGGATGAAAGAAGATATTCCTGAGCTAACTGAGCAAGAAACAAAACGTCTAACTTTTTTATCTAAAGAGCTATTAAACGGTAAAAGAAATCATGAAATGATATTGCTAAATAAATTAATTGAATCAGATAATATTTCGTTATTTGAGTACACTCAGTTGTTGAAACAGTACGATTATACAGTTGATACGAATACCCTAAATTCTGTTAATCGAATGTTTAATTTAGAATTTTTTGTAGAAAAAGAACGAGAGAAATATGGAAATACTCCTATCATCCTACAAAAAAATGATATTTATCAACTATCAGAAGAATTTAAGCAGTCATTAAAAACAAATAGCTGGTTTAAAAAATGTGTAGTGGACTTAATTCAAACATCGTTTAAACGCAGTGAGCGCTATGATTTATCAGAGGTATTTACTTATAATGAAGTTTATAGCCGTAAAGATGCTTGTAGGTTGCTAAATTGGGAAAATGATGAACAATCTACTATTTATGGATATCGAATGAAGTACAATACTTGTCCCATTTTTATTAATTATCATAAAGATGATGATATTGCGAATAAAGTAAAATATGCAGATGAATTAATAGATCGCCACACCTTACTTTGGTATACAAAGGCAAGGAAAACAATGAAAGATGCTACTGTTAAAGCCATACTCAATTATCATAGCAATGACCTAGCAATCCATGCTTTTGTGCAAAAAGAAGTAAAAAAAGCAAGTGAGTTTATTTATTTAGGTAGAGCCTATCCAAAAATTGAAACGGCTAAAGAAGAAGTAGTCAAAGATAAAGATGGGAAGGATACTGATATTGTGAGTATTGAGATGAAATTAGCTAATATGGTTCCTCTTGAAACCTATGACTTTATTAAACAAAAATAA
- a CDS encoding (deoxy)nucleoside triphosphate pyrophosphohydrolase — MKKEINVVGAVIEKNGEILCAQRGFDKTLAGLWEFPGGKIEKNETPEQALAREITEELLCDISITHKITTTRYEYDFGVVILTTFLCKLEKGVPTLTEHQMIKWLPIKKLTLLEWAPADVPTIEKLIKGENK; from the coding sequence ATGAAAAAAGAAATTAACGTAGTGGGTGCAGTCATTGAAAAAAATGGAGAAATTTTATGTGCACAAAGAGGATTTGATAAAACATTAGCTGGTTTATGGGAATTTCCCGGTGGAAAAATTGAAAAAAATGAAACTCCAGAACAGGCTTTAGCTCGAGAAATTACAGAGGAATTATTATGTGATATTTCTATTACTCATAAAATCACAACAACTCGTTATGAATATGATTTTGGAGTTGTTATTTTGACAACATTTCTATGTAAATTAGAAAAGGGAGTTCCTACATTAACGGAGCATCAAATGATTAAATGGCTACCAATTAAAAAATTAACTTTATTAGAGTGGGCACCAGCTGACGTTCCAACGATTGAAAAATTAATTAAGGGAGAAAATAAATGA
- a CDS encoding DUF6119 family protein — protein MKFNIFKSNYSWNETITRLNSEQYDEIKERVIEDIYYEFDPIQFPVHEIGEDEELASISIKVFIKRKIKTASEWQFLFSNILNNELDDFMPMETHTFDGILMIKNNNNANGEVFLMSFGQSFHRVNKLIDPNFGIDFAERTIKKDNVKIKNVSFYQQNKLKEISNYRRKNGAIAKATESFSYISGNPELPKKYGKTINCGTGIAFNISLELENFSKKICQLIPDIEEALRGRILNDFPRLKILSTKSDEDKDKILILDNKLLSEFIHEEKNSNIVDISLIFEIKNSLFILDEQTSVNLFIKSNKLRTETLLIDEDNEKLNYIDVIKKFLLDNKVTDLNVVQLEISSDDAIKHILDLKDILHAEIVYRDKKYLLQNGYWGIFNKEYFKLLNSYLTQIDLKLNKLSESAIEFEQEEESYIFKLQEKNCDDYKVVHKHFIKPIDNSFIIKGNGLELADLYHKEKNELFTVKKGIKTSLSLYSLEQSMLSIEAISDLSSYNLSGLNKVLTTDELKNIPFSKKASIIWLLPLKKSDKTPINNFQHTNNVLNEKFDLKQLGSILLKNKLVSWAQFSIENKMSPTIYMECPIDLNS, from the coding sequence ATGAAATTTAATATTTTTAAGTCCAATTATAGTTGGAATGAAACAATAACTAGGTTGAATTCTGAACAATATGATGAAATAAAGGAAAGAGTTATTGAAGATATATATTATGAATTTGATCCTATACAATTTCCTGTACATGAAATAGGGGAGGATGAGGAGTTAGCAAGTATTTCAATTAAAGTATTTATAAAACGAAAAATAAAAACAGCATCTGAATGGCAGTTTTTATTTTCTAATATTTTGAATAATGAGCTTGATGATTTCATGCCAATGGAAACGCATACTTTCGATGGGATTCTTATGATTAAAAATAATAATAACGCGAATGGAGAAGTTTTTTTAATGTCATTTGGACAAAGTTTTCATAGGGTCAATAAACTTATTGATCCAAATTTTGGTATTGATTTTGCTGAAAGAACTATAAAAAAAGACAATGTTAAAATTAAAAACGTTAGCTTTTATCAACAAAATAAGCTTAAGGAAATTAGTAATTATCGAAGAAAGAATGGAGCAATTGCGAAAGCAACAGAATCATTTTCTTATATTTCAGGAAACCCAGAGTTACCAAAAAAATATGGAAAGACAATAAATTGTGGTACAGGTATTGCATTTAATATTTCATTAGAATTAGAAAATTTTTCAAAGAAAATATGCCAATTAATCCCTGATATCGAAGAGGCTTTGCGAGGACGTATATTGAATGATTTTCCAAGACTTAAAATACTTTCTACAAAATCAGATGAAGACAAGGATAAAATTTTAATTCTAGACAATAAGCTATTATCAGAATTTATCCACGAAGAAAAGAATTCTAACATTGTTGATATTTCATTAATTTTTGAAATAAAAAATAGTTTATTTATTTTAGACGAACAGACTTCTGTAAATTTGTTTATAAAATCAAATAAACTAAGAACTGAAACTTTACTAATAGATGAAGATAATGAAAAATTAAATTATATTGATGTCATTAAGAAATTTTTGTTGGACAACAAAGTAACAGATTTGAACGTAGTTCAGCTAGAAATAAGTAGTGATGATGCAATTAAACATATACTAGATTTAAAAGACATATTGCATGCTGAAATAGTTTATAGAGATAAGAAATATTTACTTCAAAATGGTTATTGGGGGATTTTTAACAAAGAATATTTCAAATTATTAAACAGTTATTTAACTCAAATAGATTTAAAATTAAATAAATTATCTGAATCGGCTATTGAATTTGAACAAGAAGAGGAAAGTTATATTTTTAAATTACAAGAAAAAAATTGTGATGATTATAAGGTTGTGCATAAGCATTTTATAAAACCTATAGACAATAGTTTTATAATAAAAGGAAATGGACTTGAATTGGCTGATCTATATCATAAAGAAAAAAACGAGTTATTTACTGTAAAAAAAGGTATTAAAACCTCATTATCTTTATATAGTTTAGAACAGTCAATGTTAAGTATAGAGGCTATTAGTGATTTAAGTTCTTATAATTTATCAGGATTAAATAAAGTATTAACTACTGATGAATTAAAAAATATTCCGTTTTCAAAAAAAGCTAGTATTATTTGGTTATTACCTCTAAAAAAAAGTGATAAAACTCCGATAAATAATTTTCAACATACAAACAATGTTTTAAATGAGAAATTTGATTTAAAACAGTTAGGATCAATATTATTAAAAAATAAATTAGTATCATGGGCACAATTTTCAATAGAAAATAAAATGAGTCCTACAATTTATATGGAGTGCCCGATAGATTTGAACAGTTAA
- a CDS encoding deoxyguanosinetriphosphate triphosphohydrolase produces MEWQRLVSNKRVPSLSYDYENTACISAFDSDYRRVVKSDAFRRLQDKTQVFPLERNDFVRTRLTHSLEVAMVSRDILTEVIKALKKSGENVDLLNDSYRLMETAALIHDIGNPPFGHFGEEAIRIWFKKNGSTLECWNSLSTQQQFDFLNFEGNAQTIRLLTKIYDYNGSSANGMRLTASVLDSVIKYTATSAEVNKDYLLRKKIGYFFSEETEFFAIKEATGTGTVRHPLVFLLEAADDISYTFSDVEDAYGYGLYTFDQIKNFLEKETKLSTDKIFKDIYSSSDNAIFQRFIRETQQKVYKSASQVFVSNYNKIMNGNFTSDLMIEESDEIKLFNALKKFAHKHIFNTKEILDQEVLGFNIMSRLLDEFVPVTLKYEKTGQFMNKYEERLFNNISESAKTLYKKEVEGYTDESIREYYRLKMAVDFVCNMTDGYAKKLHDTLF; encoded by the coding sequence ATGGAATGGCAAAGACTAGTAAGCAATAAAAGAGTCCCTTCTTTAAGTTATGATTATGAAAATACAGCATGTATATCAGCTTTTGATAGTGACTACAGGAGAGTTGTTAAAAGCGATGCCTTTAGAAGACTGCAAGATAAAACACAAGTCTTTCCATTAGAGCGCAACGATTTTGTTCGAACGAGATTAACGCATAGCTTGGAAGTAGCGATGGTCTCCAGAGATATCTTGACAGAAGTTATCAAAGCGTTAAAGAAATCTGGAGAAAATGTAGATTTGCTTAATGATTCTTATCGTTTAATGGAAACTGCAGCCTTGATTCATGACATTGGAAATCCGCCGTTTGGACATTTTGGTGAAGAAGCTATTCGTATCTGGTTTAAGAAAAATGGCAGTACATTAGAATGTTGGAATTCATTATCAACACAACAACAATTTGATTTTTTAAATTTTGAAGGGAACGCACAAACAATTCGATTGTTAACTAAAATTTATGACTATAATGGAAGTTCTGCGAATGGAATGAGACTAACCGCATCGGTTCTTGATTCAGTTATAAAATATACAGCGACTTCTGCGGAGGTTAACAAAGACTACTTACTTAGAAAAAAGATAGGTTACTTTTTTTCTGAAGAGACAGAATTTTTTGCAATTAAAGAAGCAACAGGAACAGGAACTGTAAGACATCCATTAGTTTTTTTATTAGAAGCTGCAGATGATATTTCGTATACCTTCTCAGATGTCGAAGATGCTTATGGTTATGGGTTGTATACCTTTGATCAGATAAAAAACTTTTTAGAAAAGGAAACCAAATTATCCACTGATAAAATATTTAAAGACATCTATTCGAGCTCTGATAATGCAATTTTCCAAAGATTTATTCGTGAAACACAGCAAAAAGTTTATAAAAGTGCAAGTCAGGTATTCGTGTCTAACTACAATAAAATTATGAATGGTAATTTTACTTCTGATTTAATGATAGAAGAGAGTGATGAAATTAAATTATTCAATGCTTTAAAGAAATTTGCTCATAAACATATTTTTAATACGAAAGAAATCCTTGATCAAGAGGTTCTTGGATTTAACATTATGAGCCGATTGCTAGATGAATTCGTGCCAGTAACATTAAAGTATGAAAAAACAGGTCAATTTATGAATAAATATGAAGAACGCCTATTTAACAATATTTCTGAAAGCGCTAAAACATTGTATAAAAAAGAAGTTGAGGGCTACACAGATGAATCCATTAGAGAGTATTATCGGCTTAAAATGGCTGTCGATTTCGTTTGCAATATGACAGATGGCTACGCTAAAAAACTGCATGACACATTATTTTAA
- a CDS encoding alpha/beta fold hydrolase, which produces MKTTKKAKKTGIRRFFHLIGMIVATLIGIIVLALAGIYTAHRLSLKSEAPRIENYGKKLSVFDGKMNILDEGKGEGKETIVLLTGYGTASPGLDFTPLMNNLKKDYRVIMIEPFGYGLSSQTKRPRTSDNMVEEIHEVTKQLKLDSFILMGHSISGIYSLNYANTYPEQLKAFVGIDTSTSNQPWPGFNDNLITFVQKAGILRTITKLNPEGSKIEAIDAKTNEQIRLITMKNGGNQTLRNEGKALNASFELANKQTFPKNLPVLLFVVKDDAEVAGWLELHQKQVEHLDKGKVIELTGTHYLHHTQSERIGEEVREFMN; this is translated from the coding sequence ATGAAAACAACTAAAAAAGCTAAAAAAACTGGAATTCGACGTTTCTTCCATCTTATCGGAATGATTGTGGCAACCTTGATTGGCATCATTGTGTTAGCCTTGGCTGGAATCTATACGGCACATCGCCTAAGCCTAAAAAGCGAAGCTCCGCGGATTGAGAACTACGGAAAGAAGCTCTCTGTTTTTGATGGGAAAATGAATATTTTAGATGAAGGCAAAGGTGAGGGCAAGGAAACCATCGTATTATTAACAGGTTACGGTACAGCAAGTCCTGGGCTTGACTTTACACCTTTAATGAACAACCTCAAAAAGGATTATCGAGTGATCATGATTGAGCCATTTGGTTACGGCCTAAGCAGTCAAACAAAACGACCACGGACTTCAGACAACATGGTGGAAGAAATCCATGAAGTCACCAAACAATTAAAACTAGATTCCTTTATTTTGATGGGACACTCCATTTCAGGCATTTACAGCTTAAACTACGCTAACACGTATCCAGAACAGCTAAAAGCCTTTGTTGGAATCGACACGAGCACATCAAATCAACCATGGCCTGGCTTTAACGACAACCTAATCACTTTTGTCCAAAAGGCGGGAATTCTTAGAACAATCACTAAACTGAATCCAGAAGGATCAAAAATTGAAGCGATCGATGCAAAAACTAACGAACAAATTCGTCTGATAACAATGAAAAATGGAGGGAATCAAACCCTTCGAAACGAAGGCAAAGCATTAAACGCAAGCTTCGAGCTAGCGAATAAACAAACCTTTCCAAAAAATCTACCCGTTCTACTCTTCGTTGTAAAAGACGATGCAGAAGTAGCCGGTTGGCTAGAACTTCATCAAAAACAAGTGGAACATTTAGACAAAGGCAAAGTGATCGAACTAACAGGCACCCACTACTTGCACCATACGCAGTCTGAAAGGATTGGGGAAGAGGTTCGGGAGTTTATGAACTAA
- a CDS encoding TetR/AcrR family transcriptional regulator produces MAKKYNTEETIKLILDTATRLFTEKGYEKTTIQDIVNELDGLSRGAIYHHFASKEAIVDGVIKRLLPEKKYIEAISNRQDLNGLEKIQHLFLETLFNEEVGASFSLTYSLFNNPKFFMMYMMNCNEFIAPQVEVYLNEGNQDGSLNIQYPKQISEIVVLLLSTWFIVSLYPNTVETFWEKLGASKYVLDGIGLPILSDDLIENIKKIMIEKEGAHENN; encoded by the coding sequence ATGGCAAAAAAATACAATACCGAAGAAACCATCAAATTGATTTTAGATACAGCGACACGCTTATTCACCGAAAAAGGCTATGAGAAAACAACGATTCAAGACATTGTTAACGAGCTAGATGGCTTATCTAGAGGGGCAATTTATCACCATTTTGCATCAAAAGAGGCAATTGTTGATGGCGTTATCAAACGCTTATTGCCAGAAAAAAAATACATCGAAGCCATTTCCAATCGTCAAGATTTAAACGGTTTAGAAAAAATTCAGCATTTATTTTTAGAAACCTTATTTAACGAAGAAGTAGGCGCGTCCTTTTCATTGACCTATTCGTTATTTAATAATCCTAAATTTTTTATGATGTACATGATGAACTGTAATGAATTCATTGCACCCCAAGTAGAAGTTTACCTTAATGAAGGCAATCAAGACGGCTCTCTAAACATTCAATACCCTAAACAAATTAGCGAAATCGTGGTGTTGCTACTCAGCACATGGTTTATCGTTTCACTTTATCCAAACACAGTAGAAACCTTCTGGGAGAAGCTTGGCGCATCAAAATATGTATTAGACGGAATTGGCTTACCTATTTTAAGCGATGATTTGATTGAAAATATCAAAAAAATAATGATAGAAAAAGAGGGCGCACATGAAAACAACTAA
- a CDS encoding aldo/keto reductase → MNVKTVGKTGITVSELAFGTMSFGSTADKAESEKMFHAAVEKGINFFDSANVYGNGQAELFLGEFIKKERQKYVVTSKVYWPTSEDPNGKGLSKKNLFKSLDDTLLRLGTDYLDFYFVHDFDHNTPMETTLEALDQLVKAGKILHPAVSNWSAWQIEKALGIQAKNGYSPFELMEPMYNLVKRQAEVELLPMAQAEKMGVISYSPLGGGLLTGKYGETKRPVRGRLVEDQRYAQRYGEKTNFKIAAEFTQFAKKLGVHPAPLAIAWVNYHQGITAPIIGARNMEQLAVSLEAVNFEMTEEFYQELSKLSPSPQPATDRGEILTGNWK, encoded by the coding sequence ACAGTTTCAGAACTTGCTTTTGGCACCATGTCCTTTGGCTCCACTGCCGACAAAGCAGAGTCAGAAAAAATGTTTCACGCTGCTGTTGAAAAAGGCATTAATTTTTTTGATTCAGCGAATGTTTACGGCAATGGTCAAGCAGAATTATTTCTAGGAGAATTTATTAAAAAAGAACGCCAAAAATACGTGGTAACGTCAAAGGTCTATTGGCCAACATCAGAAGATCCTAATGGAAAAGGTCTCTCTAAAAAGAATCTCTTCAAAAGCCTTGATGACACCCTATTACGCTTAGGAACCGACTATCTTGATTTTTATTTTGTTCATGATTTTGATCACAATACCCCAATGGAAACCACCCTTGAAGCCTTAGATCAACTTGTGAAAGCAGGAAAGATTCTGCATCCCGCAGTCAGCAATTGGTCAGCTTGGCAAATTGAAAAAGCCCTAGGAATTCAAGCAAAGAACGGCTATTCCCCCTTTGAATTGATGGAACCCATGTACAATTTAGTGAAGCGTCAAGCCGAAGTAGAGCTTTTACCAATGGCTCAAGCTGAAAAAATGGGAGTGATTAGCTATAGTCCACTAGGTGGTGGCTTACTAACAGGAAAATACGGTGAAACCAAGCGACCTGTCCGTGGGCGACTTGTGGAAGATCAGCGCTACGCACAGCGTTATGGAGAAAAAACAAACTTTAAAATCGCAGCTGAATTTACGCAGTTTGCCAAAAAATTAGGCGTACATCCCGCACCTTTAGCGATTGCATGGGTAAACTATCATCAGGGAATCACAGCACCGATTATTGGCGCAAGAAACATGGAGCAGTTAGCAGTTAGTTTAGAAGCCGTTAATTTTGAAATGACCGAAGAATTTTATCAAGAATTATCAAAACTATCGCCAAGCCCACAACCAGCAACGGATCGTGGCGAAATCTTAACAGGCAATTGGAAATAA